DNA from Antennarius striatus isolate MH-2024 chromosome 1, ASM4005453v1, whole genome shotgun sequence:
CCCATAATTATAGTCTCAGcatgctttttctctttctgtctttctcacaTCCAGGGTCTGAGTAAGAAGACGGGCGTGTCCTCCAGCGTTCTTCAGGCCATGTGGGTGAactgcagcacagacagcctGTCTGCTGCTCTGGCCTCCCTAAGAAACCTTTATACACCGAACATCAAGGTGACATACAAGTGCACTGCACTGACATCCAGAtctaatacagtgcgcccttgcgcattcgtgcatcaacggtcgcgacttcacctcatcgtggatttttggtaggcagtcacgtgataccgtacgtgcattctattggctgacggtatccggaagtgcgctatgttccgtgagtcttggacttatgttagacacagaagtgctttaaacagttgatgtgagtgtgggaaaaggtaatacagatagaaggtggtttaatatcagtatggggagggttcataaacatttaaattaccgtaaataataagataaatagtttgtcgttctatcgcggaatttgttaatcgcgtgtggttcctggaacgcattaccacTGTATACCTGAGATTATACCTGCCatgtatgtttttttcattgtgcAGGTAAGTCGTCTGTTGATGCACGGTGGAGCCAGCGTGACTTGGTATACTGAGGTGGTAGGACATGCCCCCATTCTGGCAGTGCACGCCCACCTGGGGCATGTGGAGATGGTAGCCCTCTTGCTGGAAATGGGTGCACCAGTAGAAGGGACTACCGATAACGGCATGACGCCCCTTTGTttggctgctgctgcaggacacaCTGATATTGTCAGCCTGCTCAGCAAGAAAGCAGCCAAGGTCAGTTTCCCATCAGCTCAAGTGGTAAGATTGACCAATTTGCGTATTGAGGGCATGACCAGTTTGACCAATTACCATGGATAAATCAGATTTCTAACTGTGACGGAAAAACACGTCACTCAGTGCCTTCATACCAGTGATATCCTGGACAGCCCTGGTTTTATATTCACCAGTTGAAAAATCTATTCTGGGAGGTGGATGACACAAACAGACCTGATCTAGGCCACAGCATTACAGGCACCAGCCATGGCCACAGTGTCATAAATCCTTCTGTATACCCCTCTGTGCCAGGTGGGACAAGCTGATAAGAATGGCCAGTGTGCACTGGTCCATGCCGCGCTGAAGGGCCATGCAGAAATCATCAACATCTTGCTCGGTATGGATTGGGGAGCAGATGTCCCCTCTGACCCCCAGCAGCAACACGGCAATGAGATTGAGACTGGGAAATCACAGGCGGCACAGCAGGCAGTTACAGCTGCAGCAAGTCTGGGAcacatacaggtacacatcCGTATAAGGTCTTAAAGCTATTGACTTTTTCAAAGTGTAtctgaaatgttatttttatgtggAGTTTGATTGTAGATTTGGTTCAATGGAGGGTTTCTTCTTTCTGCGCAGTATgctaacacatacagtatatttgtaaaACTACCTTTTTCCTGCAGGTATTGAAAAGTTTGCTGGACTTGAAAGATGAACAGCTGGAAGTGCAGATGGATGGTCACGATTCTCTTTGGGGAGAAACGGGTACATTTCCTTTCTTAGTTGGATAAATTTAGCTTTCTCACATCTTTCTGTCCGTCAGTAAGGTTCTAGAGATGGGCCCAGGAGGATTAAAAGGTTAAATTTAAAGCATATGCAAGTTCTGGGCAATTAATAACTTCTGAAAACCTAACTTAGCTTTGAATTGAGCTGCAGGAGCTCAGGAGTATCAGATACCCGCTTCCTGGGTTCATGATTATGCTTTTAGGAGGTGCTGGTTGATATCAAACAGCTGATTCAATTctagtttttctgtttttggagGAAATGGTGCATCACCTTTATCACGCACAATATATCATTTTGAGACACATTTGTTGCGTCTAAAAAGCAGCTGATATTCAATTGTGGTACTTTTACCTCTATCAGAAATATGATAGTACATCTTGTACAATTCTGTTAGGTCAATTTCCTGAAAGCATGTCAGATATATCTCTGTATCTCTGCCTACAGCACCATTAGAGTATAATTCAATTACGCAGTCCCCTACAGTACTGAGGCTGAATGCAAGGATGAAATAGTCTGAAATGTTCACCTTTGCATGAGCAGCACAAGggctttgtttcattttcatttagtaTTTGATTGGATCACAGTCCATTTGGATGGATGAAGTCATCAGTAAAGGAGGTATATTAACATCtagagatttttttatttattacaatcaCTCAAGACAGCAGTGCATAGAGTGGCAAAGctaatgaatattttcttcaataaGTGTCTTAATTTGTGCATTTCAAGCAGGCTTGTCTACCTGCTTAATCAGCTTGAAGGACtcgcattaaaaaaaaggatcagtGCCCATTCCTGTTGGTGACATAGGTCGATTTTAGGGAATGAGTGGTGATGTAAATTCTGATCCCCTGATATTGTCAGATATCTAGATTTAGTTTGTATTAAATCAGAAACTAATAGCTAAATGATATGAGTTAAATTAAAGACAAGTCTAATATGAGTATTTTATTTGGAATTTTacatactgattataatccccgaagggataTTAGTAGCACACTATCTATGATCTAGTGATCATTCacctgcatatacagtatattagtgtaTACAGGCtctgaacacatacacacacacacacacatgtgatcaCCAGTCATGTTTTCCTCTCTGGTAATGATGTTATTTACTAATTTTTTTCTGCCCCATCATATCAGCGCTGAGCGCAGCATCGGggagagggaggatggaggtCTGTGCCTTCCTCCTGGAACGGGGGGCCGGTCCGGAGATAGCCAATCGAAGGGGGATGGTCCCGCTGCTGAGCGCCACcaaacacggacacacacaggtgaggagctatttgctgctgcaggagTTTTTTAATTCAACCAGTTGTTTATTCACTTGGTGGAGTATTTCCCTCCCATCTGCAGGTCGTGGAGTTGCTGCTGAAGCAAGGGGCAGATATTAATGTCACCGACAGGCTGGGTCGCACTGCTCTGATGCTGGCTGCCTCTGAGGGCCATATGAGCACTGTAGAACTCCTGCTGTCAAAGGGTTagtctcatacctgctaaaggcccccaaataaagaatttgaattctaggacattacaaaattgtagtgactactaaatagaatgcaccaagaagagaataTTTGAAATCCaaatttttattggttaagtgtgtgctttataaatgaaattcaaaagaaaaaaggtcaagcacatcagcaaaccagttAGGCctggtgcatttctcaaaaatacaatacgaatacagttaaataaaataaataaaattcagaaataaaaagtctcaaataggcacataagcaaactctcaatcaaaatgaatactaaagctgactcaatacagcaattcaaaatgaatagtataacatgcctctaaataaggcaactaaatagcaagatgccaacaggcttttcctttaaaagggtaagctaacgttcaactccgtgtccttgacatgttttgtatttaaatgatacgttaggctggagctgcttcggtgatattctcttttacaaaaggtacaaataataataataataataataataataataataataatgatggatcaGATTTATacagcgcttttctggacactcaaagacgctttacatcggatccattatttattcactcctcattcatacttggtgatggtaaactacgtgtgtagccacagctgccctggggcagactgacggaggcgtctacagcgcagaatcactgcgtttttgttgatagttctttgttctttttataaataaactttccccCCAAAGGTCTGAGTGGTCTtacctcgctctcctgtgtcgcgtccgtctctgttgtcagtcactctggttttgactagtggcgcatgtaggaagtgacgtcactgcagcctacgggtccctcagtgggccaaatttaaaatgtttgcgcattgacttgccactcgcgattaattgcgttaatttttataacgcgttaatttgcagcgtaattacttaatctaattaacgcgttaaagtgacagccctatttgaaatgtttgtgatgaaggtgaaatctaaaatgcgattaattagattaattaaaaatcctgtaattaattagatttttttaatcgcctgacagcactaatttcAACATGTTTTCTGAATGCATTTGAGCTTCAGAACGATGTTTTATGTCATTTGTGGTCGCAGGCGCCTCTTTGTCCTCGGCTGACCAGGAGGGGCTGACTGCGCTCAGCTGGGCCTGTTTGAAGAGCCATAAAGGCACCGTGCAGCTTTTGGTGGAGGCCGGCGTGAACCTCAACCAGCCAGACACACAGGGACGGACACCCCTCGACCTCGCTGCCATTAATGGAGATGCAGATACAGTGGGTCGAATGTTGTTTGGATGACATCTGTCTTTACTGTTACTTCCTTGAAAATAAGGATGATAGGAGTAAAGTTCTGATTGAAACGTTTCCAACACAAGTGGATATAAAGTCCTGTTAATAATATCCACAGAGGTAGTCATATCTGCCACCATTCTCAATATTTTAACTGACCTAGAAATGTGTTGTTTGCTATTCTATGTGCGACTAGGTACATTGTTTGGTGGAGCATGGGGCTGTGCTGGAGAGAGGCGATAACAACAGCACCAGAGGATCAGACCGGGCAACTGGCTGCCAGAATCCAGCCCTGGTTGCTTCACTGCTTAAGAAAGGATCCAAGACAGGTCTGAACACCACTCAAACCACTCTTTCTATAGAAAGTACCACCTTTTGGAATTTAATACTCACCACAAAATGTTCCAGATCcatttaataatatataacaCAATTATAAACATCTCCAGAACACCCTCAAATTATCATTACTGACTTCAAACAAGCAGTGAAGATGCATCTCACCTAGATTTTCACCTGCATATtctgcatttattcatttacagcAGTGTTTtctatatctatacagtatactgttaTTATATTCAGCACCACTTGCGCACCACTTGCTATTTTACATCCACTTGTCTTCCCCTCTACTCCGCCCccatctttctctccttctctctctgcttcacACAAAAGGCTATCGGACAGCTCCACATGATCGATCAGGTATAGGTTTTATGTAAGATGCAAAGTAAACAAGACTCACTTGTGACATATAATATGAAGATAAATATCTGCCTCTCACCACCAGGTCACGCTACATGGGCTATGGCCTCCTCCAAACCCGACATTCTCCTCATACTGCTGCATAAGTTGATGGAGGAAGGCAACTTGCTTTATAAGGTAAGATTGTGATGAATGTTAGAGGGTGTAGTGAGGAGGTGTGACAAACCTTGTAGCCTGGTATATGAATAGATTACAACCATGAGGTATTTGGTGATTAAAAATGTGGTGTTTTTCTCAGAAGGGACGCATGAAGGAGGCCGGCCAGCGTTATCAGTACGCCCTAAGGAAGCTTCCTCGGGAGGGGCAAGGAGAGGAGCTGAAAGGCCTCAAAGACCTCCGGGTCTCCCTCTACCTAAATCTTTCCCGCTGCCGCAGAAAAACCAATGTAAGGCCGACGGCTGTATCAGACTGCTCATGCACTATTTAACAGCAGATTTATGAGATGGTGAGGGAATGTCATGAGGGCTGGCAAAGCAAGGTAGATGGCCCGTTTAGATATATAATTTATCTGTATTGATGTAAAAACATAATGTCAGCAGCAGTGTAGcacgctgtaaaaaaaaaaaacgtctctGCTTTTCAGATCCAATTTTATGTCTCCCTGGTAAACAGAATGAACATGTAAGACCTGGAAGCAGGTGGTGACATCATGAATAACTGTGCTCTCAGTGCAGAGATAGATGAGTGTGGCCTGCAGCCAGCTTTGGAACCCACCCTGGTGATGACAGTGGTCCTAACGGACTGTGTAAAAATGCCATCCTTAGGGTCACTGTGGCTGTTGAATAATGGAGCAGATAATGTGATGTGATAAGGTCAGTCTCTGGCAGACCAAGCAAACTCTTTTTCTCAGCAAGGGATTATTTACAATGGATGTGCGCGTGGGCTGGCCAAGTCCACCTTTTCTATCAGAATGCAGGCAGTAAGGGCCAGCAGAGCGACTACATGATACCATCATTAAACATTCAGCAGCAATATTCACAATCTCACATTCAAGGCTGTCATTTTGACCTCACTCTGAAGGACAGAATCACAATGCGCTTGTGTCAATACCCATAGAAGAGACAGCGagagcagttaaaaaaaacaacaaaaaaaacacagcaaaaacaaGCTGCCCCCCTATAACGCTTCTacccgtctctctctccttctgatCAATAAAAATGACTCCAGCGTGATTTCTCTTTCATTAAAGTGGTTTCGATTTTCATGTCCATTAAAAGgagatgcaaacacaaacaccgtTTTATTGGAATAGGCTCAGAATATTTATGCAAAAGTTTTTCCAGTCATAGAATTTGTTATTGTGCTGCTTCGATGaaaactcctcttcctctaagacacacacacacacacacacacacacacacacacacacacacacacacacacacacacacacacacacacacacacacacacacacacacacacacacacgtgctttTAATGGACTCTTCTCTCTGCAAACACAGGATTTTGGAATAGCTGAGGAGTTTGCAACAAAAGCCCTGGAACTGAAACCCAGGTCTTATGAAGCATATTATGCCAGAGCTCGTGCCAAGAGGAGCAGCAGGTACTAACATATGAAGTATATGATTTCAAAGCAGAATGATTTTGCTCTTTGCAAAGTTTTGTGAGACTCAGCAATTTCCGAGCATGCTACATTGTAAATGAAGTATTTTTAAAGTTCCTTTGTTCCTTTTCTTCGTCCTCCCCAGGCAGTTTGCTGCAGCGTTGGCAGACCTCCATGAAGCAGCACGACTCTCCCCATCAAACCGGGAGATCCGTCGCCTactggtacgggtggaggaggAATACAAACATCATCAGAGGACATCCAGTAACAGCGCAGCACAAGGTTACAAAACAGAGCCTCATACCCACCACCATCAAGCcacagaggaggagaatgaTGTTTACTCACAGGGAAGTCTCGAGAGGCAGGTCGCCGCAGATCAGGTTGATGCGGAGAgggaagaagagagggaggaaagtgAGGAGATGAGTCTGCAGTGCGGGAAAAGTCCAGAATTTTGGCCTCTGAATCCATATGCTCCGAACAAGACACTCTCAGGAGGTGTGGCCTTTGATTTTGCGGACCAGTCGCCCTGTTTCCCTCCAGAGGAATACGTGCAGAACCAAATGTTTGTGGACTTTCCTGAGCCTGTTCCTGCTGTCAACAGGCAGCTCCAGAACCAGGGCAGCAGAACTCATCATCACTGCCACTCCCTTCAGTCAGGCAGCAGAATTGGGGGCAGGCCTCTCTCTTTATGTGGACCCTCAAGTCCTCTTCCAGGTAGACACATCTCCACCTCACTGAGGCCTGCACCGGTGCTCGGTATTGATGTCAGTCCTGGGTCAGCCAATGAGCATTCTGGGCACAGCCCCACTGAGCACTATCACCCAATGTCCCCTAATAGCTCTTCACCTCCTGGGCCTCTGCAGATGTACCAACCCTACTCCTCGAGCTTCTCCAGGGGCTCCGACAGACTCTCCACCCATTCTGTGGGTCTGGATAGCCTGGCTCTTGCTCTGGGATCTGGTATAGAAGCTAGGAGGGATGGTGGTGGAGCAGGAACAGCAGGCTCAAGGGGATCTAGCTCCAGTCAGGCCTCCAGTGGGAACCTATCAGACAGCGGCAGGCAGCAGGTGCAGGATGCCCCTTGTCCCATCAGGAGCAGTGGTAGCTTCAAGACCAAGCCTGAGCTGAAGCCCCGGCCCTTCATGGGAGTAATGGACAAATCGGTGCGCGTCCAGGGGCATCAGACCTCTGGTCGACCAGGGCAGGGAGCAGGGGGAGGAGTGGAGAGTTTCAGCATGTCGGTAATGGAGTTTCAAGGATTCAACAATGATTATAAACGCGCTTCTTTTCAGGAGCAGCTCTCTGGAAGTCAGGCCAACAGCCAGCAGCAGGGCCGGGACTTTGGAGAGCGGCTCCACCAGCGAGAGGCCAGAGGCACTACATCCTCCCAGCTACGCTTCCCTGATGGGAGGCACAGACAGGCAAGCCTAACGAGAGACAACCCAGCTCTGCATATGGCTCCCATCAAGCCCAAGCACTCCTTTATAGAGTCCAATGTTTAAATATACATAATCCATCAAAGCACAGATACAGGCTGCTTTCAACAAACTATACTGTATTTCCCACGTAAGGTAGCAAGGGAGACTGGGTTGAGATCGACTCCCTTCCCTGAGCCTGTTTTGTAGAATTAAGCTGCTGCACTGCATTTACAATCTAGAACCAGTGTTCAACTCAGGCTGCTATGCTTTTGCTTACATGTCAACAGCTACAATAGTGTATTCCAGAAAGCCAGACATAgttgtagattaaaaaaaaaaaaagaattagtaTATTGtctaaacttttatttatatcaaaTAAAGAAGTCAAAGAAGGCTTTGtgcacaaatatttaaaaattcatgCTGTTAGTTGCAGGATATGACCATTTCTATTGTCAAGTGTCttctaaaaaacatttatatttgtatGGTGTACACTATATTTGCAGATTATATATTTCCCTGTAAGTGGTTATCTGTCAGCATTACAGGCTTAAAAATACTTTGTGTACTTGAGATTCCTTTTCTTGGTACATTTGATAAAAGAGACACCGTTCATGGCAATGTTGGAAATGTCATAATTTAATACTGAATTGAGTTATTCAAACTTAATGgtacatgttatttatttttgcacagcGGAGAACATATTCATACATTTTGAGATATTTCTTAGTTTATTTGGATGCAAAGAGAACATTAACAAGAGCAAAAGTTGATACTGAACAGAACAgtattactatattattgtggtataataataagataaggattacatttttacatttctacttCTTTCTCAGTATAACccagaacatttttttcagagtTCAGAAAATTGTACTGATGGATAAACATTACATGTCACTCATCAATGCTGACATTTAACCAAGTTGCCAGAACAAATGGTGCAATATCTGAATATTGCTGAAATGTCTTCATTACCATCAGTAATTTTCATTAAAAGCTGGATGTTGAACTTGTACATGAACGTAAAGCCTAAATGACTTTGGTCAAGCAGTATTCCCAATATGCTTGTAAAAAGAACATTACCATAATATTTAGACAATCTAAAAACACATGTGTGTATTATATGTAATGCTCTCTGCAGATTGTGCAATAGTGTTTTAGCGAGATAACCAACAGAAAATTTTTACTTACCGCTGCATTCAGCTTTCTTTCTAGGGGGTTGTTAGAATCGTCGATCAAATTGCAAATCAACATCATGGTCTGGCACTCGATGTAGCTGTCAGATCCTTACAGTTCactctttttttgtcaataaaaaCTTATGCACACTTTTTTCAGAATTAAAGCCTTTGTGTTTAGGATATTTAAATATActaaagatattaaaaaaagactAAACAGCTACCTGTGTAAGGTGGAGGTAGATAGGGCACTAAAATTCATTCATATCACAAATGTCGCAATGAAAAGCTGCTTACTTATGTATCTAGAAGTTACAGAATCATATTTCTGACACTCAGGTAAAGTTCTACTTCCATTGTTATTGATTTTTAGCTCTAACTTTGGTTTCTACTAACTCCTGAGAAAAAAATCTGCTCTTGAACCACTAAATCAAACAGTCTGATACCAGCACAATCATCAATCATATATTCTGTACAGCAGTGGTCCACAAACCCTGGGCCGTGGACCAGTACTGGCCTGTGGGTCAATTGGTATCGGGCAcataacttacattatttccattttatttattatctgattctgaacgatgttttgttAGGGAAAATTATTGGATTCTCTCGTCACAACTATGAGTCATTCTTTAATCTTGTccagatgcttgcctcggtcacatgactaccttcttcaAGGGCTAAGGGACCACAgctatcaaaatgaaaaaaacaacaaaaagttgGCGTTATGTTACGAGgacactgctaataaagttgcatacatattggattcatgtttatcattatatattaaaaaaaaagtttttatgctggtcgtaACATTTTTTGATATTTATCTGCCACACCTTAAATTctggtctgtgaaaatatagACCAGCccgtggcacaaaaaaggtttgGGATTGGGTCTACAGTTTAACCAATCCTAATAATTGAACTTTGACTGGAGCTCAAAAGTCAGGATCCTgagtaaaacataaaaagagAAAGTAATCCCTTGTTAACAAGATTAGTGTGTTCAGAGCCAAAATAACCCTAACCATGTTAGTTATGAAGTCCTAATGAAACACTACTGGGGACTTCAGCGTTGATATTGGCAGCGTAACCTGGAGAGGTGTGTTTGGCCATTACAAACACAATGTTTAAACATAAAGATGACCATaagtgcacttggcaccaggataTACTAGGTCATGAGTTGAAGATCGACTTTGTAGTTGTATTATAAGACCTACAACCGTATGCTCTTGGTGCAGAGAGGTATTGAGCTGTCAACATGACCATCTGGAGGTGAGTCACATCCAAAGGTGGGTGAGGTTACCGAATAGGCCTGGTACACCCTATACCAGGCCTATTCGGGTGAGCTGGGACTATTTAGCAGGATGACTTGTCCAGTAAAGATGCTTGCCTTTACTCCCACCTATGGAATAAACCTGACAGCATTCTGTGGGAGGCTGGAGTAGTCCACATGAACCGTACTTCTGGTAGTTCCCTTTTTAGGAAAAGGGAACAGAGTGTATTTCTATCAGAGATAATTTCTCAGCTTCTTGGGAATATCTATGCTGACATATTGGAGGAGAGTCCATGCATTTGTTGAACCACAGATTCAAGATGAACAATGTGGTTCTTGTCCTAGTCCTGGCATGCTGAACTGCTCAATCAGAAAAGGTTGGATTGCTCCGTCGAGGCTGGGAATCAGTTGCTGCTACAAATATTTCAGGGTTTctgtcttgttcatgagtgacgAAAGAATGGAATTAGAGATTGAGAGAATATGTGCTGATCTTGATTGCATGTTATGGTGGAAAGGAAACCAAGTGACAAGTAGAAGTTCTTGATTTACAGGTCCACCACAAAATGTTTAAGCGAACCTTAGCGCAGTCAAAGTCAGAGGGGAGATGATGCTCCTCCACCTAAAGAAGGGTCAGCTAAGATGTTGAATATTGGTTAGGATGCCACTCAGATCCCTCCCTGTTTACGGACATGGCCCACAAAGAGGCGACCCCGTGGTAGGCCAGGGACACTTTTTGACCCGGCTGACCCGGGAACACCTTGGCGTAGCCTCAGAGGAGCTTGAGGAGGTTGATGGAAGGAAAAAGGTTTTGGGTGTCCCTGCTGGGACTGATGCCCCCACCACCTGGACGTGGATGAGTGGAACAGAATGAATGAGTATGCGAACTACATACCATCTTTGCTTTTCAATTGATGTGCATTTCTTTCACACAGATCATGACACCGTCACCTGTTAACAGTACCTGTTTATT
Protein-coding regions in this window:
- the LOC137600458 gene encoding protein TANC1-like; translation: MTRLCFLLGEVTPGTASTPMEDRREKKYDASAQVGSPSSTLTCSTASPCSESPSSTLSTIAGGHPSPQPLPLPSPHCSSSTSVSGTISSPVSSPTPCAATGLLIGSSPGPPTQSPTSTLESKDSGIIATNTSSSENEERNTPSEVLTKDVSLGCSAGAMGHATEDHHSGPTKDNLSVQTDEALPRADILEPRTPPAPKRPLPQHHIHSTSSLVMPRPNSVAATSSTWLEDLSYLENQRASGHRGSVRKHNTAGRLNEVSKGRLVPFKQADIMLKPLLFEVPGITIETPFVGRDWLFTRLEEVLRKTSSCEGRGAVIVGNAGSGKTAIIWRLLTLSCHSMRPPHGGPSIPHSPVSSPKCGDRQGKAASKQPPESQSAAAGISDGAVQRKGAVRCLAAKVVAYHFCQADNTYTCLVPEFVHSVAALLARAPQLGPYRELLVQEPHLQNTLSLRSCVQDPIAAFRKGIIEPLAGLRKECRLPEEDYIILIDSLNEAEFHKPDYGDTIATFITKIISKFPLWLKLVVTVRTGLLEITTLLPFSGISLDILPDSSDLGADLSDYIHHRVSSSTQVAANVTTPTGSAPDQLLLSKFSSHLSTRSNGSILYLQLTLDLFHKGHLALKGGNYLVVPVSLSEVYLLMCRVIFPDKEDFERILPVLNVALASLHPLTDEQMFKALNAGSVRGELEWKDFQQRLDSLAGFMVNRRDGTRMLCHPSFREWLVWRADGESSDFLCDPRSGHALLAFMFSRQEGKLNRQQTMELGHHILKAHIFKGLSKKTGVSSSVLQAMWVNCSTDSLSAALASLRNLYTPNIKVSRLLMHGGASVTWYTEVVGHAPILAVHAHLGHVEMVALLLEMGAPVEGTTDNGMTPLCLAAAAGHTDIVSLLSKKAAKVGQADKNGQCALVHAALKGHAEIINILLGMDWGADVPSDPQQQHGNEIETGKSQAAQQAVTAAASLGHIQVLKSLLDLKDEQLEVQMDGHDSLWGETALSAASGRGRMEVCAFLLERGAGPEIANRRGMVPLLSATKHGHTQVVELLLKQGADINVTDRLGRTALMLAASEGHMSTVELLLSKGASLSSADQEGLTALSWACLKSHKGTVQLLVEAGVNLNQPDTQGRTPLDLAAINGDADTVHCLVEHGAVLERGDNNSTRGSDRATGCQNPALVASLLKKGSKTGYRTAPHDRSGHATWAMASSKPDILLILLHKLMEEGNLLYKKGRMKEAGQRYQYALRKLPREGQGEELKGLKDLRVSLYLNLSRCRRKTNDFGIAEEFATKALELKPRSYEAYYARARAKRSSRQFAAALADLHEAARLSPSNREIRRLLVRVEEEYKHHQRTSSNSAAQGYKTEPHTHHHQATEEENDVYSQGSLERQVAADQVDAEREEEREESEEMSLQCGKSPEFWPLNPYAPNKTLSGGVAFDFADQSPCFPPEEYVQNQMFVDFPEPVPAVNRQLQNQGSRTHHHCHSLQSGSRIGGRPLSLCGPSSPLPGRHISTSLRPAPVLGIDVSPGSANEHSGHSPTEHYHPMSPNSSSPPGPLQMYQPYSSSFSRGSDRLSTHSVGLDSLALALGSGIEARRDGGGAGTAGSRGSSSSQASSGNLSDSGRQQVQDAPCPIRSSGSFKTKPELKPRPFMGVMDKSVRVQGHQTSGRPGQGAGGGVESFSMSVMEFQGFNNDYKRASFQEQLSGSQANSQQQGRDFGERLHQREARGTTSSQLRFPDGRHRQASLTRDNPALHMAPIKPKHSFIESNV